Genomic segment of Synchiropus splendidus isolate RoL2022-P1 chromosome 4, RoL_Sspl_1.0, whole genome shotgun sequence:
ATTCCTTCCCTTCTTCCATCCTTTCTGGTTCGTATTTGGGGTTAGTTTGCACACTCCTTCAAGATCACATCTTTATTTTAGTGTGATAGTATAGTAGTGATAGTAGCAGCACTAGTAGTACCACAACCAGGGGTAGTATTAGCTGTTGTCATAGCAGTAGTTCTACTATTATTAAGAGTAGTACTGTTAGTAGTAGCAGGAGAAGTAGATAGTGTTAGCAACAAGAGAACTATTGGCAACAGTCGTGGTAGTACAGAACCTACATACATCTGTTATTGGTCTAGGTGGAGGCTTGGTGATTTTAGACGGAGGCAGCTTCATCTCAGCtggaagaaagaaacaaaagcatTAATCGCTTTATTTGTGAGCAAAACAATATTTAGATTTGGAAACAAAACGGATTACCTTTCTTGTTATTTTTGGGAGGTTTTTTGAGCTTCTCGTCAGCTTTGCTGTCCTGCGAAGAAGCCAGACTCACATGTCATGAACTCAGACACAGTGTGAAGCAGGGCTGATCTGTCACTCACAGGTTTCTTGGCGTTGGCTTTGTTGACAGGGGAAGAGCTGTCTGGCACAGCGGGAAGCAAGTCGGTGGGTGAAAACGTTTCACTGGGCTGGACAGGCACTTCGACCTCAGCTGCAGGCTGGTACGCAAAACATCAAGACACAcattatcacaataaaatgattcTGAAGTCTGGTGACGTTTTGTCAGGTCCCATTTAAGTCAATAACCAGCTGGATGAAAGACTCACCATTTGCAGTTTGTCAAAAATGAGACGCCTCCTCTCCATAATTTCATCATGAGTGAGCGCAAACTCAGAAAATACctggaaataataaaaaatagataaagTCCAATTGAATAAAATACTTTTCTAAATAAGATgatattataaataaatgatgctTATAAAATACCGCTGCCAGTTGAGCTGCTCCAGCGTCTCCGATCGAATTGTTGGCCAACGACAGAAACAACAGCGTGCGATTAAGTCGAAGACCCTTTAGGACAGGACAGAAAAAGCAGTGTAACAGCAAAACTAGCATTTTTCCCCAACAGTAGAAATATATTgaaacatttcacttcatctaaCACTGTCAACGGACAAGCTTTGCTCCTTTATTAGAGCTAATTTAAAAGGAAGGGCAAGCGTATCTATCCTAAGGTTGGATTCATTACATGGTGAAGTGGGTTTCATAGGGGACACATTCTGGCTGACCTTGTGATAgaaatctatttttattttcatttacattttttctaaCTGAATATGGGTCAAGCGTGTTCTTGAGACAGATGCGGCGCATGAAGTTTCATCGTTTCCATCCCTGACAACTACGACAATCAGAATTACCTTGGCGATGTGTCCAGCACCAACATCCCCAATATTGTTAAAGGCCAGACTGAGTGACAGCAGTGTCTTGTTGGTCGACTTGGGAGTGGAGAGAGCGCAACCGATCAGAGCGGCGCCTTCGTCCGATATCTGGTTGTTTCGCAGCCGTACGTGAGTCAGGCTGAAGCCGAGACGCAGAGTTATGAGGAGAATATTTGAACCAAGCTTTCTGTGTCAGACGACTCACGAGCATTCGTCCGACAAGAGCAGGTGATAGCAGTGATTTGGAAGAGGGTTGCCGTCCAACGTCACCTCCCTGAGATAACAATGTCACACTGGTTGTAAACCATGAATAACAGTAGGTTATAAGGAAAAAAATGCCTCACCTCAGACTCGTGCACAAGGGGATTGTGTTGATGAGGGAAGTGAACATCTCACTGCTCATTCTTGTGTTAGAAAAACTGCAACAGTCAAACGCAAAGGCACATGGTGACACAACAGAGGCTTTCTGAGGTTCAGCAGATGAACACTCACGAAAACTTCTCCAGACGCTTCAGGCCTGGTAGGAGCCGGTACAGCAGTTTGACCATTTTCTCACTTATTTTCCAGCCTGTGAGGAAGAAACGTGCAATGAGAGGAGGTGAAATTCCTTCATCGAGTCTTGCTCCTACCTTAGACTTCACTCACCAAGAACCTTCAAACACTGGGTGTAGAAGAAATCTCTCTCATCCTGCTCCAGTTTATTGCATATCTGGGACCACGCCTTTGCAGAGTCTATCACAGTTTCACCTCCTAGAAAGTGAAAAGCAATGATGGGTCCACATGGATGCGTATTTTGCCCTCACTCTTCATACCTGCACTCCATCCATCAGTGATGGGCAGCGCAGCAACGGACGGCGACTTGTGTTTAGGATCTTGACCTTCCTTGGCATCTGACAGCGGAAACTGAATGAATTATTTGCACCTGACTGAAACATTCTGATAGTTTGAACACAAAACTGTGTTTCTGCTCACCAGCTGGAAGAACAGGCGTGTCTTTTTTGATGGTTGGTTCTGTACAAAATATAGATATTTCTCTGTGAAATAATTTTTAAACTGTAGCTTAATCACTTATATGTCAGaataaatgcagaaaataaCTGTCTGCCTCATTGTTAAATGGCAGCTATAATGTTATGACCACCTGGCCAATGACATGAGCGGGACACTGTCGGGGCGAAGCATGTATCATTGTGTTTatcaaaaacattaaaaactgctattttttaatgttttaatcagTATTATTGTAGGTTGTGATTGTTACTGCACGAGAAAAAGACACACGAACTAAACACACTGGCCtgtgatttctttttgttttgtgcgcGGTGAATTTGCCATGAGATGAATCCCACCTTTCGAGGGCTCTTTTTTCTTGCTCATTGATGCGCAGGAATATTGTTTAACAGGCAGAACCGAATACAAGAAGTGCTCTGCTCGTGTTTGTCCAATGTTTCAGTCAGCAACTCATTCACGTTTTATTGAAGCGAGCACTTTGAAAAATGCTGGTGAGTATGAAAGGCATTCTGTCCGAGTTTAAAGGCGTAAACACATCACAGCAAATAAAGTTATAATACGAATAACAAACGGTAATATAAGGTTTAATTGGAAGTAGTTTTGCTGTTTGCTAACATTAAAAATTAGCTAAAAGCGAGTGTTTTTACGACAGCCTCGTTGTTTACCTTTGTTTTTAGCCTCCTCTTCTTGACTCCCTGCATTCGTCTTGTCTTTGCTTACTTTTCTTTTGGACATCGTGATTATTTCAGGTTAAAATAAAGCATATGATACGAAAAAAAACACGTCTGTCACAAACCAAGTTGCTATGGCAACGACGAGCCGCGAGATTTCGTCATGGATGATACGAACAATGAggtatttaaaatattgttaaaataaataaggtgCTCACTACAACTACAGTATTGTTGTATgagaaaatgcatttaattttaCTTGCGCATTCGTTTTGAAGCGCGACTTCATGAACTATCGCGAGAATATACGCTCACTCGCGGTTAGTACTTGAGCTACAGTGAGCGACTCCTGGCTCGAGTCTTCGTTATTCAGCCGTGGGAAGGTTGGCTTTTCATGAACTAAAGCTTTGAAACGTTGAAACAGGTGAGTTGACTTTGCTAAGAAATAAGCTTAATTTAATTTCAACCGGTTTTCCTGTTTAAAAAGAAGTACAAGAGAGTATTGTCACAATAATGTAGtgcttttattaaaaaacaaacaaaacaaatataaaacaaaaagtaaaaaccAACAGCATTTTTCATGACTTAAGAATCATAATTACAAACTCTGAAACGAgagagaagtgtttttttttctgttgttgttgacaaacTGTACACATCACAAAATGGCCGCTTGACTGCCATATACAATGCTTGCATCTTATTTTGTGATTGTCTAAAAAGAACTAAACAAATCACACAGAGAAAAAGCACAAATACAAGAACAAGCATCATACAATGACCGCTATCACAAAACGGAACCATTTCTTATttaaaagattaaaaataataataatagcatggTACTGGACTGACAGTTTTTACTTTATACTTAAAAATATCATAACATTTTTCatcttggtttgtttttttagtgTTCAACACTTTGCAGCAAAAAACAAGGAGTACATTTCTccttaaagaaaaagaaatattattaACAATATTTAGTGACAAAGGTGTTGCCCGGTCACCGCCACGTCCCAATGCCTGCGGTGTTGATGTGACATTCTTCCTGATCACATAGATGAATTGCATTTACAGGCAACCAACATCAGCATTCATTTTTACGTCGTGGGGACATGTTAAGAAAAAATCCTTTTACTACAAGTGTCTTCATTACAGTAAAACaaaattataatattattagaataataatacatttagggcaGAGTCCTGTACACTACAATAATAGACAAAAATTTAAGATATTGCTTTTGGAGACACTCTGATGTAAAgtgtatatctatatatatatataaatatatacatatacataacGCTCTTTCTCCCTCTTAGTGTCTCATTGAAGTCGCATCTGTCAGTTTTACACAGGAACATTGCAGGTTGCCCCTCTTTTCAAGAGGCATTTTGGGAGGACAAGAAATCTCATTGAACGttgcaatttaaaaaacatttgccATGGCAATAAGGAGTATAGTTTTAAAGACAGGAAGAATAAATGTTGAACTCCGCGCCTGCCTGAATATACAATTTACACCCCTGACCCATCAGAGCTAAGAAAATAACGACCATCACGATACATTTCATGTTAACTGTTGTTGTCCTTAGTTTTCTTAAAACCGTTAATTGCCAACGagcccttgtttttttttgttttttttctttttcttaaaaGGTAAATCTTCAAGAAATCTAAAAGAATACAGACACACAATTGAGACTGGCACGCACTCGCACGAAGGCAGTCGGAGAGTGCGGCTGCGTAAGGCGTTACAGTTAAAGCCGGTATCCCTCGTGCCGGATTTAGCTGGTGAATCATGTTACTTCAAAACGAGGGCTGAAGCTGACTGAGAAGAATTTAAACCTCTAGACAAAAATCACACACTtgacccctccctccctcctttcttcaaTAAAAGACCTAAAAGACCTAAATGAGTCTACAATTAAACAGGAAAAAGACTTTGATGTAACTGGTTTTGCTTTGCTTCAACTGCATCATCCAATACTGTATTGTGTTAGTGTGTATTCATTATAGATACATAAGCTTCACCATATCCACAGTACCAAAAGTGCAGTTTATATTCATCGCCTCACTTTCTCACAAGCAGCATTTAGGCAACCACACTTTCTTGCTTCCTCAAGCAGCCATTTGAAGTTGCAGCCAGGTTCCACAGGGGGAGCAACTCTCCTTCGCTACCGACTGAAATGAGCGGACGCTTCCTCTGTACCACTTGGTcagatcctcctccatctgtacAGTTTGAATGTCAGCATTTTCACCTATTCGTCCACAATTCCTATGTTTTTGCATCATAAATATACAAGATGTCGGCTCTGCCCACTCTCCGGAACTGCTGAAGAAGCAGAAATAGTAATTAAGTCAGCAATTTCCGACCTGGCTCATGCCTCTCTAGTGTCTGGACGACACAGTTTTGGAAGAGGTAAACTGGAAGAGGCCCCCTGGGGTGCATTGTTGTTCGAGACGGTCAGCCAGCCAACACAGCTTTTGACACCTTTCTGCTGTGTCTCCGTTTTCAGCTGCCTTCTCTAACAGTATAAGGCTTTATGTTTTTCCCGCAAACGGAAACCTCACTTCCTGAAAACAAAATCAGCAAATCCAAGTGTCCGTCGCCGGAGCCTCCGCCCTGCACCCTCTTCCAGGAGGTAAGTGACATCTATGGCTGTAGAGAACAGAAAAAAGTGGGCGATTAGCTGAGAAAGAAAGAGCTGACAGACACTAATCCAAGCTATAGGGCTCCTCCGCACTCGGTTTAATCCTCAGCAGTTGGAGGCCTTCTCTAAAAGTTGGTGTTCTGGAAACCCCACTGTGGTATCAAAGTagcaaaagaaaacactgtAGGAGAGGACAGACGACTATTGAAGAAAACCAGACAAAATAAAGTCTGTACTTTGTCCCTCAGGCAAAGTTTAATTCAATGTTCTGGAGGTGAGGAACCAGGAGGATCACGAACCCCACTTAGTCTCACAAAATCCAGAGGGGAAAGAGTGATCCAAAAGGGAGGTGTAATCTATGACTTTCAAAAATCAGTTTTTGTGCCCTCTCCCTCACCGTTCTTGCTGGGCGTTCTGTGCAGCAGATTCAACAGAATCTTGTTGAGTCGTTCCCGTTGTGCCTCCCTCCTTCCTATCACAGGGTGGTGCAGCGGGGAGGGGGCAAGTGAGGGTGGGAGGTCAGGAATCTCCACCATCCTCTCGGTAGGAACAACATTCAGCTCCTTGCACTTTTCCAGCTCCaggctctcctcttcctcctcctcttcatcatcatcccttGCTGCCAATGCAGTCTTCCCTGGAAGGAGTTCAGGGTCTTGTGGGGTCGCATCCTGGTCACCCTCGGCCACTCTGCGTTCGTCAGCCTCCGGTAGGAACTCGTCACCCCGCTCGCAGTCATCTTCCTCGCAACCCTCGGATCCTTTAGGTAGTTCGCTCTTCCAAGCAGATCGACCTCCGTTCCTCTTGTAGTTGTCGGGAACGtagtgaggctgaaaacaaatTTTGACATCATGGTTTTGATCCGGTCTTTAGGAATGTCCCAGTTCAACAAAAAATTTTgatgacattttgacatttgttaaataaaaaaaaaaaacgtatatcCAGAACATGCATGACAAGCATAAATGCATGGCTCTGATAGCATCAAATCTTACCGAGAAATCCCTCTTGGGCGTGAGTCGCTTGGGGAAGTGGTTGAAGGCGTATGGCTTGGTGCACACGGGGTAGCGGTTTCGATGAATCTTATAGAACAGGTGAGCAGACTTGTCCAAGCGGTAGTCACAGATGTAGACATCCTGCTCTTTCACCCCCTTCGGTCGTCCTGCAGGGTTATGGGGAGCAGAAACACTTTAGTGGGTACCTTGCATATACCAGTCagtttcattaaaatgatggACTGTGTCACAAGAACATCTTCTGGATCAAGCCGTATTTTTAGGAGACCAACGCGACCGTAAACTCTTCAAGTAACTTAAAAGTAATAATGTCTACATTACGGGGGTCTGAGCGAGACACACCATTCACATCTAAAATGCTGTTTTTAATGCAATGTTTAGCGGCAtgacagtttttattttcaaatgtagtAAAATTTGTTAAATAGTAACTAATTAATTGtagttaaataaaaacatgcataaTAATTGTACTGTTGCATCCAAAGAAAATTACTTATAAATACTAACAGATAACTGAAGGTGTTGCATTACTTGTTCATCCTCCCACATATTCCATAATCATGATAATACACAAACTTTTCTCACCTTTGCAGTACGTGTAGAGGTCCAGGACACAGCAGGGTCCCACCACCGCCTCCAGAGGAATGATTTCATACAGTGGCATGCGAAACAACTCGTTTTGGTAGAAGCGTCGTGATGGGGAATGGTGTGTCTCATGAGGACGGAAGTAGTGGTGGCCAAAAGCAAAACGCTCACCCCTATCAGAGAAAAGCAGAGTCAGGACCAGCAACGATGAAAAGCCTTTTATAACTCCAGTCTCACTTTTCGTTCTTCCAGAGTTTCTCTATGCGGAAGATGTCGAGCTTGTCCCGGTTGACATGAGACAGGAGACGGTAGGACTGTCTGACAGGCTGACCCTCAGGTGTGCGCCTGCTGTCTCTCATCAGGTACACACAGTCTCCTGCACAATTTCAGAAGAGAATCATTTGCAGCTTTATAACTCATGGACAGAAACAGGGCATTTATATCCATGGACATGTATTATAACAGTAAGAGTACATTTCATGACTGCATATTACTCCAAAATCAAATAAGTAAACTGATTACTAACTTCAGTATTACCAACCTAACGCTTATTTGGGATTTATATTCTGCGGTCAAATTTACACAGGCATCCCATCATCACACTTGACGTGCGGctcatttattttacagtgCTGACAGTGACATTGAACAGACACCAGATAAACATGCAGGTAAATGAAGACAGAATTGATCCAGTCATTAGAGCTGTGGTGTCTGTGACAGATATCAAGGAGCGAACTCTCACACTGTGTGCCACTGACCTCTCTCCTCCCAGCCCTCACTCCCTCAGCTGCTGTCTGGATCACCCAAGTATAGTACAACATCTCTCCTCTAAACCTTTCCTCTGCACTCTTACCCTAAACTGATGCCCTCCTCTTTCCTTTGTGCCTTCCTCCTTCCTGCCTTCCTTTAAGTCTCGCCTCAGAACCTCCATATTGAACACTATCAACGCACTAGATGTTACACACAAAGAGAACTTGTTCTGAATTACAGCCACATTGATGACTTGTACCTTGGTGAAGCAGCAGTTCGTCTCTCAGGAGGCAGATGTAGTAGATGGAGCCAGCCTGAGCGTAACTCGGTTGGGGTATCATGGGAACCTCCTGTACCAGTGGAAAATATTTAAGTCCACCTtaccaaatataataatgatgCCTCCAAAGTCAAACATATTAAATGTTTTGGTTGAATTAAAACAAACTGTACCCTGTCCACAGGCCGAGGATCACACTGCTCACATAGGTAGTGTTCCACTTCGGTCTCCAGCCGCATGCAGTCAAAGTGTTGCCAGACCTTAAGAAGCAGAAATAATTAAGGATTGATATTCTTTTGTAATGGAACTGCACAGGTACAGTATTTCTAAAAATAACAACATTAACAGTACTAAATCTATAAAAGAGATTTTACGTTGTAGAGCCATGTAATACTGTTTATAGCTAATGTATGGAAAGACAAGGCAGTACTTTATAATTCTGATCATACAATTATCTTGTTTGGATAAAAAACATAATTGGGAGGAATTTTCCTATTTAATGCCCATGCATATTGGAACACTGGCTTCAACTCACCATGCACTTTTCACACTGGATCATCAGGCCTTCATCCTTGTACATCCCACAGATGCAGCGAATGACATCGTCGTCCTTGTCGTGGGACCCtccgtgtgtgtgactgtggtcTCGTTCCAGGGACTCCGAGCTGTCGGCCTCGCTAACCGTCTCACCCACGATCTCGTCTATCTGTACAGCCGCTTCGTTTCGCGCACTGTAGTATGCTTTCCGCAGCCGGCACACATCTCGGCCAACAGAGGATTTCCGGCCGTAATATttctagtgaaaaaaaaaaaacaaagttgcataCACAGAATTCTCTGTGGCTAAAGACAACAGAAGCGTTTCAGGTACTACTGAGTCTCCTTTAAAGAACGTCTATGTCTGCATATCCTTGATGGCTTACTTGTTGTGTTGTGCCGATAAAAGCACTATGTTCTTACTGGTCTCATATTAGCATGGGCTGAATACTTGTGAAGCCTCAAATGCTCACAAGTAGTCAAAATGGATCCACAGAGACCTGTGAAGTGGATCTAATTTAGACATCCAC
This window contains:
- the lrrc71 gene encoding leucine-rich repeat-containing protein 71 isoform X1, which codes for MSKRKVSKDKTNAGSQEEEAKNKEPTIKKDTPVLPADAKEGQDPKHKSPSVAALPITDGWSAGGETVIDSAKAWSQICNKLEQDERDFFYTQCLKVLGWKISEKMVKLLYRLLPGLKRLEKFSFSNTRMSSEMFTSLINTIPLCTSLREVTLDGNPLPNHCYHLLLSDECSLTHVRLRNNQISDEGAALIGCALSTPKSTNKTLLSLSLAFNNIGDVGAGHIAKGLRLNRTLLFLSLANNSIGDAGAAQLAAVFSEFALTHDEIMERRRLIFDKLQMPAAEVEVPVQPSETFSPTDLLPAVPDSSSPVNKANAKKPDSKADEKLKKPPKNNKKAEMKLPPSKITKPPPRPITDEEFITPPEEKEDVRAKVNILLDKTGRRRDGEIFLPGNTCLASLNLSGNHLTEKSLAHFLRSLQEQAPVGVLRLCLQLSHFRNDRGADELQRPDHQQTLHRGTRLNGWFSFSQPT
- the lrrc71 gene encoding leucine-rich repeat-containing protein 71 isoform X2; the encoded protein is MSKRKVSKDKTNAGSQEEEAKNKEPTIKKDTPVLPADAKEGQDPKHKSPSVAALPITDGWSAGGETVIDSAKAWSQICNKLEQDERDFFYTQCLKVLGWKISEKMVKLLYRLLPGLKRLEKFSFSNTRMSSEMFTSLINTIPLCTSLREVTLDGNPLPNHCYHLLLSDECSLTHVRLRNNQISDEGAALIGCALSTPKSTNKTLLSLSLAFNNIGDVGAGHIAKGLRLNRTLLFLSLANNSIGDAGAAQLAAVFSEFALTHDEIMERRRLIFDKLQMPAAEVEVPVQPSETFSPTDLLPAVPDSSSPVNKANAKKPDSKADEKLKKPPKNNKKAEMKLPPSKITKPPPRPITDEEFITPPEEKEDVRAKVNILLDKTGRRRDGEIFLPGNTCLASLNLSGNHLTEKSLAHFLRSLQEQAPVGVLRLCLQRNNFPLSCPTFEMIEELMSYRDPIINKLFTEEHA
- the lrrc71 gene encoding leucine-rich repeat-containing protein 71 isoform X4 — encoded protein: MSKKKEPSKEPTIKKDTPVLPADAKEGQDPKHKSPSVAALPITDGWSAGGETVIDSAKAWSQICNKLEQDERDFFYTQCLKVLGWKISEKMVKLLYRLLPGLKRLEKFSFSNTRMSSEMFTSLINTIPLCTSLREVTLDGNPLPNHCYHLLLSDECSLTHVRLRNNQISDEGAALIGCALSTPKSTNKTLLSLSLAFNNIGDVGAGHIAKGLRLNRTLLFLSLANNSIGDAGAAQLAAVFSEFALTHDEIMERRRLIFDKLQMPAAEVEVPVQPSETFSPTDLLPAVPDSSSPVNKANAKKPDSKADEKLKKPPKNNKKAEMKLPPSKITKPPPRPITDEEFITPPEEKEDVRAKVNILLDKTGRRRDGEIFLPGNTCLASLNLSGNHLTEKSLAHFLRSLQEQAPVGVLRLCLQLSHFRNDRGADELQRPDHQQTLHRGTRLNGWFSFSQPT
- the lrrc71 gene encoding leucine-rich repeat-containing protein 71 isoform X3, producing the protein MQGVKKRRLKTKNQPSKKTRLFFQLFPLSDAKEGQDPKHKSPSVAALPITDGWSAGGETVIDSAKAWSQICNKLEQDERDFFYTQCLKVLGWKISEKMVKLLYRLLPGLKRLEKFSFSNTRMSSEMFTSLINTIPLCTSLREVTLDGNPLPNHCYHLLLSDECSLTHVRLRNNQISDEGAALIGCALSTPKSTNKTLLSLSLAFNNIGDVGAGHIAKGLRLNRTLLFLSLANNSIGDAGAAQLAAVFSEFALTHDEIMERRRLIFDKLQMPAAEVEVPVQPSETFSPTDLLPAVPDSSSPVNKANAKKPDSKADEKLKKPPKNNKKAEMKLPPSKITKPPPRPITDEEFITPPEEKEDVRAKVNILLDKTGRRRDGEIFLPGNTCLASLNLSGNHLTEKSLAHFLRSLQEQAPVGVLRLCLQLSHFRNDRGADELQRPDHQQTLHRGTRLNGWFSFSQPT